Proteins encoded together in one Anaerotignum propionicum DSM 1682 window:
- a CDS encoding endosialidase, whose translation MAVIEELIRQEEDGSISFGNYLMDEKKKVLDFEVKGDLYKVKTYNEITKLEKNGKMLMEVVPGATIHKFSLNEKGAFFMIEGHEDVQLTLEMEPSSEYKILIDDVNVGKVKTNMAGKVTIGVELQNNMPYVKVEKIG comes from the coding sequence ATGGCTGTAATCGAGGAATTGATTCGTCAGGAAGAAGATGGAAGTATCAGCTTCGGCAATTATTTGATGGATGAAAAGAAAAAGGTTTTGGATTTTGAGGTAAAAGGCGATCTTTATAAGGTTAAAACATACAATGAAATTACAAAGCTTGAGAAAAACGGTAAAATGCTTATGGAGGTAGTGCCCGGCGCTACCATACATAAATTTTCATTAAATGAAAAGGGTGCATTTTTCATGATAGAGGGTCACGAGGATGTTCAGTTGACTTTGGAAATGGAACCTTCTAGTGAATATAAAATTTTAATTGACGATGTAAATGTAGGCAAGGTAAAAACAAATATGGCAGGCAAGGTAACCATTGGTGTTGAATTGCAAAATAATATGCCCTATGTAAAGGTTGAAAAGATAGGTTGA
- the radA gene encoding DNA repair protein RadA: protein MKTKTVFVCSECGYKSPKWAGRCTSCGAWNTFEEREETKSQKGQAFARTVAKSSSNQVVSRLSEVEIIGDERLLTGITEFDRVMGGGIVRDSVSIITSPPGGGKSTLSLMVASQLAKSGKRVLYASGEESDSQIKSRADRILEKVEDNIWILADTSMDRVLEAISEVDADFIILDSIQTFALSEFYPSRAGNPTQTMECASALVQSAKNKVRPRAVFMIGQMNKNDEIAGLRALEHLVDTVLVLEGEGAEELRSLIATKNRFGSTGEMGFFAMTEKGLTSIDNPSEYFVTKRKKEDAVSGSAITVLREGSRAVVAEIESLVSNSFTAYPLRISENMKKDTLNTLLSVLEQRGGLKLYDKNVVVKTTGGLFLKEQAANLAVLMSIVSGVKDIPLPSDWAFIADVGLTGELKKIPAMEGRIRELDRMGFTKVFLASEGARKVKLDNLEVVECKNLTHLLGKIFPKGKK, encoded by the coding sequence ATGAAGACAAAAACGGTATTTGTTTGTTCTGAATGTGGATATAAAAGTCCGAAATGGGCTGGTAGATGCACCAGCTGTGGAGCATGGAATACATTTGAAGAACGAGAAGAGACAAAAAGCCAAAAGGGACAGGCTTTTGCAAGGACTGTGGCGAAAAGCTCTTCCAATCAAGTGGTGTCTCGATTGTCTGAGGTTGAAATCATAGGGGATGAGCGACTTTTAACTGGTATTACTGAGTTTGATAGAGTGATGGGTGGAGGTATAGTAAGAGATTCCGTGTCAATTATCACGTCTCCTCCTGGTGGTGGCAAATCAACCTTATCCCTTATGGTGGCAAGCCAATTGGCCAAAAGCGGTAAGCGGGTGCTTTATGCTTCCGGTGAGGAAAGCGACAGCCAAATTAAAAGCCGTGCTGACCGAATATTGGAAAAGGTGGAGGATAATATCTGGATTTTGGCAGATACTTCTATGGATCGGGTTTTGGAGGCAATTTCTGAGGTGGACGCTGATTTTATCATTTTAGACAGTATCCAAACCTTTGCTTTATCGGAGTTTTATCCATCCAGAGCAGGAAATCCAACCCAAACCATGGAATGCGCCTCAGCCTTAGTGCAAAGTGCAAAAAACAAAGTCAGACCTAGGGCTGTATTTATGATTGGACAGATGAATAAAAACGATGAAATTGCAGGTCTTAGAGCCTTGGAGCATTTAGTAGATACCGTTTTGGTTCTGGAAGGGGAAGGAGCAGAAGAGCTGAGAAGTTTAATTGCTACAAAGAACCGCTTTGGTAGCACTGGGGAAATGGGCTTCTTCGCTATGACAGAAAAGGGGCTTACTTCCATAGATAATCCATCAGAATATTTTGTTACTAAAAGAAAAAAAGAAGATGCTGTTTCAGGTAGTGCCATCACTGTTTTGCGGGAAGGTTCCCGCGCGGTTGTGGCTGAAATTGAAAGTCTGGTTTCCAATTCTTTTACGGCATATCCGTTAAGAATCAGCGAAAATATGAAAAAAGATACTTTAAATACTCTTTTGTCTGTATTGGAACAGCGTGGCGGGTTAAAACTATATGATAAAAATGTGGTTGTGAAGACAACAGGTGGTCTGTTTTTAAAGGAGCAGGCAGCGAATTTGGCTGTGCTGATGAGCATAGTTTCCGGGGTAAAAGACATTCCGTTGCCCTCCGATTGGGCATTCATTGCCGATGTTGGTTTAACAGGAGAATTAAAAAAAATTCCTGCAATGGAAGGGCGAATTCGAGAACTAGACAGAATGGGCTTTACAAAGGTGTTTCTGGCCTCTGAAGGTGCCAGAAAAGTAAAATTGGATAATTTGGAAGTGGTTGAATGTAAAAACCTCACACATTTATTAGGAAAAATTTTCCCTAAGGGGAAAAAATGA
- a CDS encoding pyruvate carboxylase — MQEVQIKKFKKVLVANRGEIAIRVYRALNELGIQTIGIFSKEDKYSLFRTKTDEAYLLNPEKGPIDAYLDIDNIIKIAKAKGADAIHPGYGFLSENPDFVSACKKAGIAFIGPEVEVMYAMGDKISSKQMAIECNVPIIPGVDHAIRDLDEVMAVAEKVGYPVMLKASNGGGGRGMRIVNGPEQMAKEFEEARNEAKKAFGDDKIFVEKYLRNPKHIEVQVLGDKYGNVVHLLDRDCSVQRRHQKVVEFAPAFTISDGVREKIFADAVRLSKHVSYKNAGTLEFLVDADENYYFIEMNPRIQVEHTVTEEVTGIDIVQAQILIEEGYPLNSPEIGIASQEDISCNGYSIQLRITTEDPANNFLPDTGKINVYRSPAGNGIRLDGGTAYTGAEITPYYDSLLVKVIAHDRRFENATKKAIRALKETRIRGVKTNIPFLINVLQSQIWNDGKCTTTFIESTPELFHIVPGKDRATKIAEFIGNKIVNESKGNKPEFDKIPVPSFGKNEDGSTIEVNGAKNAFLKMGAKDYTQSLMKEKRLFVTDTTMRDAHQSLMATRLRTNDLIVAAPATNMAMEKAFSVEAWGGATFDVAYRFLKESPWIRLQQLSKAMPNTLIQMLLRASNAVGYANYPDNVVQEFIKISAERGVDVFRIFDSLNWVENMKMPIEESLKTGKIVEGAICYTGDILNPKETKYTLDYYVRKAKEMEALGCHIFAIKDMAGLMKPYAAKELFTALKSELNIPLHLHTHDTTGNGVSTVLMAAEAGVNIVDLAIQSMSSLTSQPSMNAVAEALKGTERDTGLDTDQLTELSHYYEGVRQIFTGFESEMKTPNTEIYKYEIPGGQYSNLLAQVKAMGSADNFEEIKQLYKQANDLLGNIIKVTPSSKVVGDMAIFMSKNGLTQDNILTEGKDLSYPDSVVDYFMGNIGRPEGGFPEELQKIVLKGKKPIEGRAGALLPPADLKAIEKHLLETHTMKRINPRNIISYAMYPKVYDDYCFHWEYYTDVSKLTSDVYFFGLAKGEETSIEIGEGKNILIKYIDMSDPDAEGFRTLTFEINGAVREVKVLDQNLEVKSDRKLKADKNNPFHLGSSIPGTISKVFVKEGDTVKKNQPLLTVEAMKMETSIVAKEDGVIDKIYAVEGEKVSQGDLLVSFVKE, encoded by the coding sequence ATGCAGGAAGTACAAATTAAGAAGTTTAAAAAGGTGCTTGTGGCAAACCGTGGCGAAATTGCAATTCGCGTATATCGTGCTTTGAATGAGCTGGGGATTCAAACTATAGGTATCTTTTCCAAAGAAGATAAATACTCTCTTTTCCGTACCAAAACCGACGAGGCATATTTGCTAAATCCCGAAAAAGGGCCTATTGACGCATATTTGGATATTGATAATATCATTAAGATTGCCAAGGCTAAGGGGGCAGATGCAATTCATCCCGGCTATGGCTTCCTCTCCGAAAATCCTGATTTTGTTTCTGCTTGTAAAAAGGCAGGCATCGCTTTTATCGGCCCAGAGGTTGAAGTTATGTATGCCATGGGTGATAAAATTTCATCCAAGCAAATGGCAATTGAATGTAATGTGCCTATCATTCCAGGTGTAGACCATGCAATTCGTGATTTGGATGAAGTGATGGCTGTTGCCGAAAAAGTTGGCTATCCCGTAATGCTGAAGGCAAGCAACGGCGGGGGCGGTCGCGGTATGCGTATTGTGAACGGACCTGAGCAAATGGCAAAGGAATTTGAAGAAGCAAGAAATGAAGCAAAAAAAGCATTTGGTGACGATAAAATTTTCGTTGAAAAATATCTTCGTAATCCTAAACACATTGAGGTTCAGGTTTTGGGTGATAAATACGGCAACGTGGTTCATCTCTTAGATCGTGACTGTTCTGTACAAAGACGTCATCAGAAGGTAGTGGAATTTGCCCCTGCCTTTACTATAAGCGATGGTGTTAGAGAAAAGATTTTTGCCGATGCAGTGCGTTTGTCAAAGCATGTAAGTTACAAAAACGCAGGAACACTGGAGTTTTTGGTGGATGCCGATGAAAATTATTATTTCATTGAAATGAACCCAAGAATTCAGGTTGAGCATACCGTAACGGAAGAAGTGACTGGTATCGATATTGTTCAGGCTCAGATTTTGATTGAAGAAGGGTATCCTTTGAATTCCCCTGAAATCGGAATTGCTTCTCAGGAAGATATTAGCTGTAACGGTTATTCCATTCAGCTTCGTATCACAACAGAAGATCCTGCAAATAACTTCTTACCTGATACAGGAAAAATCAATGTTTACCGTTCTCCCGCAGGAAATGGCATTCGTTTGGATGGTGGCACTGCATACACAGGTGCGGAAATTACACCTTATTATGACAGCTTGCTGGTAAAAGTGATTGCCCATGACAGACGATTTGAGAACGCAACCAAAAAAGCAATTCGTGCGTTAAAAGAAACTAGAATTCGTGGTGTAAAGACCAACATTCCTTTCCTGATTAATGTGTTGCAGAGCCAGATTTGGAATGATGGAAAGTGTACAACAACATTTATTGAAAGTACACCTGAGCTGTTTCATATTGTGCCCGGTAAAGACCGTGCTACGAAAATTGCAGAATTTATCGGTAATAAAATTGTGAATGAGTCTAAGGGTAATAAACCTGAATTTGATAAAATTCCAGTACCTTCCTTTGGTAAAAATGAGGATGGCTCTACAATTGAAGTAAACGGCGCAAAGAATGCTTTTTTAAAGATGGGTGCAAAGGATTATACCCAGAGTTTAATGAAGGAAAAACGCCTTTTTGTTACAGATACAACCATGCGTGATGCCCATCAGTCCTTAATGGCAACACGCTTACGTACCAACGATTTAATCGTAGCGGCACCCGCTACCAATATGGCAATGGAAAAAGCTTTTTCCGTGGAAGCATGGGGCGGCGCAACCTTCGACGTTGCATATCGTTTCTTAAAAGAGTCCCCTTGGATTCGTTTACAGCAGCTCTCAAAGGCTATGCCAAACACATTGATTCAAATGCTTTTGCGTGCTTCTAATGCAGTTGGATACGCAAACTATCCTGATAACGTGGTACAGGAATTTATCAAAATTTCTGCGGAACGAGGGGTAGATGTATTCCGTATTTTTGATAGCTTGAACTGGGTAGAAAATATGAAGATGCCCATTGAAGAATCTTTGAAAACAGGAAAAATTGTTGAAGGCGCAATTTGCTACACTGGTGATATTTTGAATCCCAAAGAAACAAAATACACTTTGGATTATTATGTGCGTAAGGCAAAAGAGATGGAAGCATTGGGCTGTCACATTTTTGCCATCAAGGATATGGCAGGTTTGATGAAGCCTTATGCTGCAAAAGAGCTGTTCACTGCTTTAAAATCTGAATTAAACATTCCTTTGCATCTCCATACTCATGATACAACAGGCAATGGTGTTAGCACAGTTTTAATGGCAGCAGAAGCAGGCGTAAATATTGTGGATTTGGCAATTCAGTCTATGAGTTCCTTAACCAGCCAGCCTTCCATGAATGCTGTAGCTGAGGCGCTGAAAGGAACAGAAAGAGATACAGGACTGGATACTGACCAGTTGACAGAATTAAGCCATTACTACGAGGGTGTTCGTCAAATTTTCACTGGTTTTGAAAGCGAAATGAAAACACCAAATACTGAAATATATAAATATGAAATTCCCGGTGGTCAGTATTCAAACTTACTGGCACAGGTAAAAGCCATGGGTTCTGCTGATAATTTTGAAGAAATTAAGCAGTTGTATAAGCAGGCAAATGACCTTTTGGGCAATATCATCAAGGTAACTCCTTCTTCTAAGGTTGTTGGCGATATGGCAATCTTTATGTCCAAAAACGGTTTGACCCAGGATAACATTTTGACAGAAGGTAAGGATTTATCCTATCCTGACTCCGTTGTGGATTACTTTATGGGGAATATTGGTAGACCAGAAGGCGGTTTCCCTGAAGAATTACAAAAAATTGTATTAAAAGGCAAGAAACCAATTGAGGGCAGAGCGGGTGCTTTACTACCTCCTGCTGACTTGAAGGCAATTGAGAAGCATTTGCTTGAAACCCATACAATGAAACGTATTAACCCCAGAAATATTATCAGCTACGCTATGTATCCTAAGGTATACGATGACTATTGCTTCCATTGGGAATACTACACTGACGTTTCTAAATTAACCAGCGATGTATATTTCTTTGGTTTAGCAAAAGGGGAAGAAACTTCAATTGAAATCGGTGAAGGTAAAAACATTCTGATTAAGTATATTGATATGTCTGACCCTGATGCTGAAGGTTTCCGCACACTCACTTTTGAAATTAACGGTGCAGTGCGTGAGGTGAAGGTGCTGGATCAGAACTTGGAAGTAAAGAGTGACCGCAAATTAAAGGCGGACAAAAATAATCCTTTCCACTTAGGTTCTTCCATTCCAGGAACAATCAGTAAGGTTTTTGTAAAAGAAGGGGATACAGTAAAGAAAAATCAACCTTTGCTTACTGTTGAGGCCATGAAAATGGAAACCTCAATTGTTGCCAAAGAAGATGGCGTGATTGATAAGATTTATGCTGTTGAGGGTGAAAAGGTTAGCCAAGGAGATTTATTGGTTTCCTTCGTAAAAGAATAA
- the yunB gene encoding sporulation protein YunB gives MKKKFRKKNKKSGALILLFTFVFVFFITILSLKQFEKQIVPSLQEISHTRSMAIANEIINHCVQTVLTDLPLSTEDFLTITETNHTYTANTQQINLFCTQLNNEINAAMQTLPNERILIPLGAALDSAFFANHGPKIPFTLMPVGAVTSDYETSFTSAGINQINYKIWVNLSFELQIANPLFKEKIVFSKKIMLIDTIISGKVPDYFFGTGQNKNIY, from the coding sequence TTGAAGAAAAAATTTCGAAAAAAAAATAAAAAAAGTGGAGCTCTAATTCTGCTTTTCACATTTGTTTTTGTTTTTTTTATTACTATATTGTCTTTAAAGCAATTTGAAAAACAGATAGTGCCTTCTCTGCAAGAGATTTCCCATACCCGTTCCATGGCAATTGCCAACGAAATCATTAATCACTGCGTTCAAACTGTACTGACAGATTTGCCTTTATCCACGGAAGACTTTTTGACCATAACCGAAACAAACCACACATATACCGCAAACACACAACAGATTAATCTGTTTTGCACCCAATTAAATAATGAAATAAATGCTGCTATGCAAACTTTGCCCAATGAAAGAATATTAATTCCTTTGGGAGCAGCATTAGACAGTGCTTTTTTCGCAAACCACGGGCCTAAAATTCCCTTTACCCTAATGCCTGTAGGTGCAGTTACATCGGATTATGAAACTTCATTTACATCCGCAGGCATTAATCAAATAAACTATAAAATTTGGGTAAATTTATCTTTTGAATTGCAAATTGCAAACCCTCTTTTTAAAGAAAAAATAGTATTTTCAAAAAAAATAATGTTGATTGACACAATTATTAGCGGAAAAGTACCAGATTATTTCTTCGGTACAGGACAAAACAAGAATATCTATTGA
- a CDS encoding transglycosylase domain-containing protein, giving the protein MSETHQRRRPPEGAPRSSSSSRSTRSNPRKKKRRKRKGGSSGFFKVLLAIAVIVGFAVVGAGLGTVFGILNGTDMLNTEDVTPESYTSIIYDAKGDEFDKLHGDENREYVKLAQIAPYMQEAVIAIEDERFYDHNGIDMRGIMRATIQNIRHLSLSQGASTLTQQLIKNEVLTNEKTFVRKVKEQYLAVSFEKSLAKQLGSKKAAKDYILELYLNTIGLSHGLNGVEAAAQYYYGKNASELTLAESAVIAGITKNPSQYAPDTKPEKSKERQTTILKKMLDLSYITQGEYDQAVAEDVFSTLVCSKTEDDTKKANHNYFVEAMIAQVANDLVEKKGYKKAQAYDLIYSGGLQIYSTMDAAMQNTMEVAFTDDSLFPASDGTLDVTYLISVMDTTNPDTKSNQSHYERKTTVTSEDQVDAFVESVKKELLDDTHVKVLDKVTTSRSLQAAMVIMDQHNGQVKALVGGRGQKPGDSVFNRATQALRQQGSAMKPLASYAPAIDMGLLMPGSVIIDEPVTYGSWSPRNWNGRFLGPCTVRQGIRDSMNILAIKTFMMVGAESSFKYMESFGLSTLVDADKAATTALGGLTQGISVLEGTAAYAAIANGGIYNEPQYYTVVYDHDGNVLLDNSKIDTHRVIKETTAYMLTDMMKDVITGGGSATGHRAAISGMTVAGKTGTTNDTKDLTFYGYTPYYTAGIWMGYDTSKVIANGGSAHLNIWRTVMSQVHQGLSNKGFTKPSGLVNQSYCSACGGIATDLCGQDYYGLTAHTDIAAADFKGPGEVCTVHKVFSICKESGKLASDNCPASSRMDVVLAVDEKGKILSKPSKIPEGKMDINIKETCDYDHTNSPPPFEDNLPIDNGGWGGNNGNSPGTNTPGDTNYDDGIPDENTWQNNNFGIN; this is encoded by the coding sequence ATGAGTGAAACGCATCAAAGGAGACGCCCACCTGAAGGCGCTCCGAGAAGCAGTTCGTCATCTCGTTCAACTAGATCAAATCCGAGAAAGAAAAAAAGACGCAAACGTAAAGGAGGAAGCAGTGGTTTTTTTAAAGTGCTTCTGGCGATTGCTGTAATTGTCGGTTTTGCAGTTGTGGGTGCCGGACTGGGCACGGTGTTTGGAATTCTAAATGGCACAGATATGCTTAATACAGAGGATGTTACGCCGGAATCATATACTTCAATTATATATGATGCTAAAGGAGATGAATTCGATAAGCTTCATGGGGATGAAAATAGAGAATACGTTAAGTTAGCTCAAATTGCCCCATATATGCAGGAGGCTGTAATAGCTATTGAGGATGAACGTTTTTATGACCATAACGGCATTGATATGCGGGGGATTATGAGGGCTACGATACAAAATATTAGGCATCTTAGTTTATCTCAGGGTGCAAGTACACTTACCCAGCAGTTGATTAAAAACGAAGTATTAACCAACGAAAAAACATTTGTGAGAAAAGTAAAAGAGCAATATTTAGCTGTTTCCTTTGAGAAGTCTTTGGCAAAGCAACTGGGTAGCAAGAAAGCGGCAAAGGACTATATTCTGGAATTGTACTTAAATACAATTGGCCTAAGCCATGGACTCAATGGTGTTGAGGCGGCGGCGCAGTATTACTATGGAAAAAATGCCAGCGAGCTTACCTTGGCAGAGAGTGCAGTCATAGCGGGGATTACAAAAAATCCGAGCCAATATGCACCTGATACGAAGCCAGAAAAAAGTAAAGAGAGACAGACAACAATTTTGAAGAAAATGCTGGATTTAAGCTATATTACCCAAGGAGAGTATGATCAAGCTGTTGCTGAAGATGTTTTTTCTACCTTAGTTTGCAGTAAAACAGAAGATGATACGAAAAAAGCAAATCATAATTATTTTGTTGAGGCAATGATTGCTCAAGTTGCCAACGATTTGGTTGAGAAGAAAGGGTATAAAAAGGCACAAGCATACGATTTAATTTATAGTGGTGGCCTCCAGATTTATTCAACCATGGATGCAGCCATGCAAAATACCATGGAAGTTGCATTTACTGATGATTCGTTATTCCCTGCATCCGATGGTACCCTAGATGTTACTTATTTGATTTCGGTTATGGATACAACAAACCCGGATACAAAAAGTAATCAGTCTCATTATGAAAGAAAAACCACGGTTACCAGTGAGGATCAGGTAGATGCATTTGTTGAGTCTGTGAAAAAAGAACTTTTAGATGATACTCATGTTAAGGTTTTGGATAAGGTTACCACATCTAGGTCCTTACAGGCTGCAATGGTAATTATGGATCAACATAACGGACAAGTTAAAGCTTTGGTTGGTGGCAGAGGGCAAAAGCCCGGAGATTCTGTTTTTAACAGAGCAACCCAAGCCCTGCGTCAGCAGGGATCAGCAATGAAGCCATTGGCTTCTTATGCACCTGCAATTGATATGGGGCTTTTAATGCCCGGTTCTGTTATTATTGATGAGCCGGTTACCTATGGCAGTTGGTCACCAAGAAACTGGAATGGCAGATTTTTAGGTCCTTGCACTGTAAGACAGGGTATTCGTGATTCCATGAATATTTTGGCGATTAAAACATTTATGATGGTTGGGGCGGAATCCTCTTTCAAATATATGGAGAGCTTCGGCCTGTCAACCCTGGTGGATGCAGATAAGGCCGCAACAACAGCATTGGGTGGTTTAACCCAAGGTATTTCTGTTTTAGAAGGAACTGCTGCCTATGCAGCAATAGCAAATGGCGGTATTTATAATGAGCCACAGTATTATACGGTTGTATATGACCACGATGGCAATGTTTTGTTGGATAATTCAAAAATAGATACCCATCGAGTAATCAAGGAAACAACGGCATATATGTTGACGGATATGATGAAGGACGTAATTACAGGTGGCGGTAGTGCTACAGGTCATAGAGCTGCAATCAGCGGCATGACTGTTGCAGGTAAAACGGGTACCACCAATGATACCAAGGATTTAACCTTCTATGGGTATACGCCATATTATACTGCAGGTATTTGGATGGGGTATGATACTTCAAAAGTCATTGCAAATGGAGGAAGTGCCCACTTAAACATTTGGCGCACAGTTATGAGTCAGGTGCATCAGGGGCTTTCTAATAAGGGCTTTACAAAACCAAGTGGTCTTGTCAACCAGTCGTATTGCTCTGCTTGTGGGGGAATAGCAACTGATCTATGTGGTCAGGACTATTATGGACTCACAGCCCATACGGATATCGCCGCGGCAGATTTTAAAGGACCCGGTGAAGTTTGTACCGTGCACAAGGTGTTTAGTATTTGCAAGGAATCTGGTAAGCTTGCTTCTGACAATTGCCCTGCTTCCAGCCGTATGGATGTTGTCCTTGCAGTTGATGAAAAGGGTAAAATTTTAAGTAAGCCTTCTAAAATACCGGAAGGCAAAATGGACATTAATATCAAGGAGACTTGCGATTATGACCATACCAATTCACCTCCGCCCTTCGAAGATAATCTTCCTATTGACAATGGTGGATGGGGTGGTAATAATGGGAATAGTCCGGGTACAAATACACCCGGAGATACTAATTATGATGATGGAATTCCTGATGAAAATACTTGGCAGAACAATAACTTTGGAATAAATTAA
- a CDS encoding lipoate--protein ligase, whose protein sequence is MSMVYLKSPSTDPAFNLALEQFVFDKMDRSKEYFMLWQNNNAVIVGKNQNTFGEVNPKVVEEKGVKVIRRLSGGGAVYHDLGNLNFTFIMDAKEASDLDIKLFCQPVASLLQELGADAQVNGRNDITIDGKKFSGNSQYLKEGRVMHHGTIMFNSDLDVVAAVLNVAGDKFQSKASKSVKSRVTNVKPYLKPDLTLEEFQNQLVSYVFGKMPVETYSLTEKDIEEIEKIKVERYAQWDWNYGKSPEYTVQKERRIDGCGKIEAHMNTKDGKIVEVKFYGDFFGVSDHGELSKLLEGCELKREALERMLVNTEIEKYFHGISVNQFIDILL, encoded by the coding sequence ATGTCAATGGTTTATTTAAAATCACCCAGTACGGATCCAGCGTTTAACTTAGCGTTGGAGCAATTTGTTTTTGATAAGATGGATCGCAGCAAAGAGTATTTTATGCTGTGGCAAAATAATAATGCGGTAATTGTTGGTAAAAACCAAAATACTTTTGGGGAAGTGAATCCCAAAGTAGTTGAAGAAAAAGGGGTAAAGGTTATTCGTCGTCTTTCTGGCGGGGGAGCAGTTTACCATGACTTAGGGAATTTGAATTTTACATTTATTATGGATGCAAAAGAAGCAAGTGATTTGGATATTAAACTGTTTTGTCAGCCGGTTGCCTCTTTACTACAGGAATTAGGTGCTGATGCACAAGTAAATGGCAGGAATGACATCACAATTGACGGAAAGAAGTTTTCGGGCAATTCGCAATATTTAAAAGAAGGCAGAGTGATGCATCATGGAACAATTATGTTCAATTCTGATTTGGATGTGGTAGCTGCTGTACTTAATGTTGCGGGGGACAAATTTCAGTCTAAGGCATCAAAATCGGTAAAAAGCCGCGTAACAAATGTGAAACCTTATTTAAAACCGGATTTAACGTTAGAGGAATTTCAAAATCAGCTGGTTTCCTACGTTTTTGGGAAAATGCCTGTGGAGACCTATAGTTTGACTGAAAAAGATATAGAGGAAATCGAAAAAATTAAGGTGGAACGCTATGCCCAGTGGGATTGGAATTATGGAAAATCACCTGAATATACTGTGCAAAAGGAACGTCGTATTGATGGTTGTGGTAAAATTGAGGCACATATGAATACGAAGGATGGTAAAATTGTTGAGGTGAAGTTCTATGGAGATTTCTTTGGGGTAAGTGACCATGGAGAGCTATCAAAGTTATTGGAGGGCTGTGAATTAAAAAGGGAGGCTTTAGAAAGAATGTTGGTAAATACAGAAATTGAAAAGTATTTCCATGGGATTTCCGTAAATCAATTTATAGATATTTTGCTTTAA